GTGTGTCGGCGAGTGTCGCTTGCGCACCTGCCAGTGGGAGCACGAGGACTACAGCGGCGAGAAATGCTCGGCGCTCGAGCCGGTCGTTGGATTGTCGGCGCATCGCTCTACTCCTCGCACTTCCAGCGTGTGTCGCGGGTCCGAATAAAGAAAACTCCGAGGAAGACATCGGGGGCGTCCTCTGTCAGGCCAAATGCGACAAACGGCTGCACGCTTCGATCGGCGCACTTGCGGCGTGTGATACTGAACTGCAGCAAAATGGGCTCTGCTGTCGAGTTCGGAATCCCCACATCATTGACGAGCGCCGCCGATGTAAACTCCCCAAAGAGTTCGGCCGAAACTGCCAGGTCGTCGTTGAGCGACATGCCCATCCCAAAGCTGTACGAGAACGTCTCGCCCGGCGTGATGATCAGACCATCAAACTCATTTTCGAATTCGTGTCGATATCCGATGCCGCCGAACAGTACGACGGGGTCGTACGACTTCACTGCGTTGAGGTTCACGCTAATGCTCCAAAACCCGCTTCCGAGCGATGCGGTATTCACGCTAGGTCCAAAAGGTGTGCTCCCTGTTGGAGCCGAGCACTGCATGCTGTAGATCAAGTCGGGCGAGCACTCAGTTTGCTGACAAATCTGCCACAGAAAACCGGCACTGATATCTCCGAGGCCACCTCGCGTGGTGAAATCGTTTGCGCCACTATTCGAGCGCTCGAAATTGGCGACACCGACCGGGAGAGTGCAAAAGATCTCCAGTTTGTCGCTCCAACCATAACGAGCCGTGAGTGGGACTTGCAGTTGACGTTCGCGAACGCGCTCGAGTTCGATCGTAGAATCGGGCAAGATCGTGATCACGTCGGCCTGCTGCCAGGAATAGGTGAAGCCATACTCGGTCTGCAGAACCCCTTGTCCGAGCAAGCTCGACGATTGACGCAAAAACACTTGGCTGATGTCGACCGGCGCTTCTCCCAGTGGCTGTTCCACAAGAGCTTCGCTGGCGACCGCAGCGGCTGTGCCCGAAGCAATTTCCGCTGCTGGTGCTGGCTGCGACACCAGCCAAGGATCGTGACGAATGCCCGGAAGTGGTGGAGGACCGAACCACCGATTGGTGGATGCTTCGGGACTCAGTTGAGGTGCCATGCTTGGTGGCACAGGTGAAATCGGGGCCCGCTGATTCACCATCGCCTCCCAATCGGCATAGTTGGTCGGTGGTGCAGTGGTGGCGGGCGATGTGTTCGTTCGCTGGTCGTTTGGCAGCGGTTGCTCTACCACCGGAAGAGGCTGAAGGTTATCTGCCGGGTCCACCGGTGGCATACGAACCGGTTTCAGTGGATCGCTGATCGATGGAGCGTCAGATGGCGATCCGTTGCGAGCCGCTGGTCGCTCGATCCCGATTGGCCCAATTTCAGAGACCGGAGGGAGTCGTTCCAGTCGTTTTTCAGAACTCGGAATACCGAGAAACTGGCTTGAGTTTTGGGTGTCGGCTGAATCGCGAGAGGTGTCGTGTGCGGCAACTTCTATCGGCGCAAAGAGTTCAGTCGTTGGGCCTGCGCCGGAACCCAGCCCACTCGGTTCATCAACGACGGGAGGCAAGCGTAGTATCTCGCCGTCGGCAGCAATCGACAAACTTGCCATCAGGCAAGCCGCCACCGCTGCCACGCATTGCGTGGTGAAAGAGGACATCCGTGCGCCCCGCCGACGTCAGGTCTTATTGCGAACGATCCCCTGCCAAGGCAAGCACCGAATGCCAATTCCCATCGGCCAGCGACGTTATTCAAGATGGAAACGTCGGCTGCAGTGCTTGTCGATCGATCGCTCCTGACGAGCGGCATCCCTTGTCGCGTTTCATCGACCGCTAGGAGCGCGTCAGATTCGCACACCGCTCAAAGTACGGGTAGTTCCGAATGGTGGTATCCAACGTATTGTTGCTATCAGTCCGCATTTGACGGATGTTCCGAGGAAGACAGCCTTATTAAAAAAGCGAAACACATCCCACAGCAGGGACTTACGTCGAATTACAATCCAGTGCAGTTCGCCACTCCCTGCTGGAAACGTCGCACGAAATGGTTGACAATACCCTCGCACATTCGTTCTAACCTTAGGCCAAATCGGTCGTTCCCCCCCAACGCACTTTGGCCGCTACTGCAGATGATCATGCGTCGTCGTTCTGGCCCCGAAACCAACCTCGAGCAGAGCGACAACGTCGTTTTGTTTCCTTCGCTGGCGCATCGCACGCCCGATGGAAGCGCCTGGCAAGTGCAGGTCCATGGCGAGGTTTTTTCGATTGGGAAAGTCGGCCTCACCAAGCGATTCCTACTCTCGCTGCTAAAGCGGGCGATGGGGGCCTGCGAAGCCGAATTCCAGGGGGAAACGTTTCAGCGCCGCATCTCGCGATTCGTGGCCAACGACGGTGGAGGCAAACGTGTCGCCGTTGCCGTCGGTGACGAAACGCACTTGCTTCCCAAATCATCGCGCAGCAACGGCCACTTCCTCGGAACCATTGTCCTTTCCGATGCGGAAATCGCGCAGCTGGCCGAGTCGGGCTATGTCCGCAACGGGCTCCTCGAACTGGGGATTCGCAGCGCAGCGGGCGAGCGTGCTCCGTTCCAAGGTCGCGTGCACCTTGTTGAGCAGCAAGGGCTGAGCGTCATTTCCGATATCGACGACACGCTGAAACACTCGGAAGTTCTCAGCCGACAAACGCTCCTTCGCAACACGTTTTTGAACACGTTTCAATCGGTCGAGGGGATGTCCGCCGTCCTGAAACGATGGGAGCAGGAAGGGGCGCAGTTTCACTATGTCTCTTCGAGCCCTTGGCAGCTCTTTTCGCACCTTCAGGAACTTTTCCTCCAGGAGGGTTTTCCGCAGGGGTCGTTTCACTTGCGAGCGTTCCGTCTGCGCGACCATTTGATTCGCCGCATTCTGATG
This window of the Pirellula staleyi DSM 6068 genome carries:
- a CDS encoding phosphatase domain-containing protein; protein product: MRRRSGPETNLEQSDNVVLFPSLAHRTPDGSAWQVQVHGEVFSIGKVGLTKRFLLSLLKRAMGACEAEFQGETFQRRISRFVANDGGGKRVAVAVGDETHLLPKSSRSNGHFLGTIVLSDAEIAQLAESGYVRNGLLELGIRSAAGERAPFQGRVHLVEQQGLSVISDIDDTLKHSEVLSRQTLLRNTFLNTFQSVEGMSAVLKRWEQEGAQFHYVSSSPWQLFSHLQELFLQEGFPQGSFHLRAFRLRDHLIRRILMLRRSGKGAVIRNIISVFPQRKFVLIGDSGEHDPEIYAQMARKFPDQITKILIRDLGGKNSTPARFQYLERYLKPGVFQLYKHANELPDLSSLQQW
- a CDS encoding transporter; translation: MSSFTTQCVAAVAACLMASLSIAADGEILRLPPVVDEPSGLGSGAGPTTELFAPIEVAAHDTSRDSADTQNSSQFLGIPSSEKRLERLPPVSEIGPIGIERPAARNGSPSDAPSISDPLKPVRMPPVDPADNLQPLPVVEQPLPNDQRTNTSPATTAPPTNYADWEAMVNQRAPISPVPPSMAPQLSPEASTNRWFGPPPLPGIRHDPWLVSQPAPAAEIASGTAAAVASEALVEQPLGEAPVDISQVFLRQSSSLLGQGVLQTEYGFTYSWQQADVITILPDSTIELERVRERQLQVPLTARYGWSDKLEIFCTLPVGVANFERSNSGANDFTTRGGLGDISAGFLWQICQQTECSPDLIYSMQCSAPTGSTPFGPSVNTASLGSGFWSISVNLNAVKSYDPVVLFGGIGYRHEFENEFDGLIITPGETFSYSFGMGMSLNDDLAVSAELFGEFTSAALVNDVGIPNSTAEPILLQFSITRRKCADRSVQPFVAFGLTEDAPDVFLGVFFIRTRDTRWKCEE